In the genome of Drosophila subpulchrella strain 33 F10 #4 breed RU33 chromosome 2L, RU_Dsub_v1.1 Primary Assembly, whole genome shotgun sequence, one region contains:
- the LOC119548550 gene encoding probable 26S proteasome complex subunit sem1: protein MSAPDKEKEKEKEETNNKGEDLGLLEEDDEFEEFPAEDFRVGDDEEELNVWEDNWDDDNVEDDFSQQLKAHLESKKMET from the exons ATGTCTGCACCCGATAAGGAAAAGGAGAAAGAGAAGGAGGAGACCAACAACAAGGGCGAGGACTTGGGTCTCCTGGAGGAGGACGACGAGTTCGAGGAGTTTCCCGCCGAAG ATTTCCGCGTTGGCGACGACGAGGAGGAGCTCAATGTGTGGGAGGACAACTGGGACGACGACAATGTGGAGGACGACTTCAGCCAGCAGCTGAAGGCCCATCTGGAAAGCAAGAAAATGGAGACGTAA